In a genomic window of Verrucomicrobiota bacterium:
- a CDS encoding TIGR01777 family oxidoreductase, translated as MRLLTYQSRIELPAQDVFAWHKRPGALERLLPPWERVRIVERSGGLEPGGRVVLRTGLGPLPVTWEAVHQEYKEGLLFVDRLARGPFAHWEHAHRFTSEGTNACLVEDRISYRLPLGFFGQTFAGKAVRRRLKRMFGFRHERLRNDLLRHAACKQFGSQRIIVTGASGLIGSQLTAFLTSGGHEVVRLVRGKPASPAEAHWNPATREIDAQALEGTDAVVHLAGESIAARRWSARAKDRILRSRIEGTRLLSETLAQLKRPPRVLISASAIGYYGARGEEVLTESDGPGKGFLADVCRQWEAATEPAERAGIRVVTPRIGMVVTARGGALASMLPVFRAGLGGRLGNGRQWMSWVALDDLIGIMHHLIFTDVRGAVNATSPHQATNAEFTRTLGRVLHRPTLLRVPAFALRAMFGEMGRALLLEGARVRPAALEASGFRFLYPTLENALRCELGIVSR; from the coding sequence GTGCGATTGCTCACCTACCAGAGCCGGATCGAACTGCCCGCCCAGGATGTCTTCGCCTGGCACAAGCGGCCGGGCGCGCTCGAACGACTGCTGCCGCCGTGGGAGCGGGTGCGCATCGTCGAACGGAGCGGCGGCCTCGAACCCGGCGGCCGCGTCGTGCTTCGGACCGGGCTCGGCCCATTGCCGGTCACGTGGGAGGCCGTGCACCAGGAGTACAAAGAAGGGCTGCTGTTCGTCGACCGGCTGGCGCGCGGCCCGTTCGCGCACTGGGAGCACGCGCACCGCTTCACCTCGGAGGGCACGAACGCCTGCCTCGTCGAGGACCGCATCAGCTACCGTCTCCCGCTGGGTTTCTTCGGTCAGACTTTTGCCGGGAAGGCCGTCCGGCGCCGGCTCAAACGGATGTTCGGGTTCCGCCACGAGCGGCTGCGCAACGACCTGCTCCGGCACGCCGCCTGTAAGCAGTTCGGCTCGCAGCGCATCATTGTGACCGGCGCGTCGGGCTTGATCGGCAGCCAGCTCACGGCCTTCCTCACCTCGGGCGGGCACGAGGTGGTGCGCCTCGTGCGCGGCAAGCCCGCAAGTCCGGCGGAAGCCCACTGGAACCCCGCAACGCGCGAGATCGACGCCCAGGCGCTCGAAGGCACCGATGCGGTCGTTCACTTGGCGGGCGAGAGCATCGCCGCCCGGCGCTGGTCGGCCCGCGCCAAGGATCGCATCCTGCGCAGCCGCATTGAGGGCACCCGACTACTGAGCGAGACACTGGCGCAGCTCAAACGGCCGCCGCGCGTCCTCATTTCCGCCTCGGCCATAGGCTACTATGGCGCACGAGGTGAAGAAGTGCTTACGGAGTCCGACGGCCCCGGCAAGGGCTTCCTTGCCGACGTGTGCCGGCAGTGGGAGGCGGCGACTGAGCCAGCCGAACGCGCCGGGATCCGCGTCGTCACGCCCCGGATCGGCATGGTCGTCACAGCCCGTGGCGGCGCGCTGGCGAGCATGCTGCCCGTGTTCCGCGCGGGGCTGGGCGGGCGTCTCGGCAATGGGCGGCAGTGGATGAGCTGGGTTGCGCTCGACGACCTGATCGGCATCATGCACCACTTGATTTTTACTGACGTAAGAGGCGCCGTGAACGCCACATCCCCCCATCAGGCCACGAACGCCGAGTTCACGCGCACGTTGGGCAGAGTGCTGCATCGCCCCACGTTGCTCCGCGTGCCCGCTTTCGCGCTGCGGGCCATGTTCGGCGAGATGGGACGGGCGCTGCTGCTCGAGGGCGCACGTGTTCGGCCCGCCGCGCTCGAGGCGTCCGGATTCCGGTTCCTTTATCCAACGCTGGAGAACGCCCTCCGCTGCGAACTCGGGATAGTCTCGCGCTAA